One window of Cydia strobilella chromosome 10, ilCydStro3.1, whole genome shotgun sequence genomic DNA carries:
- the LOC134744695 gene encoding chorion class B protein B.L1-like → MASLGKGYVISFIVTYISKNIWMKKHSQCHRKGNNMIGKFALLVCLFGLARAGNLYGGGPGYSSLGFGSLGYGSLGHGSLGYGSLGHGSLGYGSGYGYGGYGYGHDLGYSAPIVTKTVGAPVVKTIAPISYAHAPAISHVSQYSYHGSPIVKSYAPLGYASYGHGYSHGGYGYGGYGW, encoded by the exons ATGGCCAGCCTTGGCAAAGGCTATGTTATTTCCTTCATAGTTACATATATAAGCAAAAATATTTGGATGAAGAAACATTCCCAGTGTCACCGCAAAGGAAACAACATGATTGGAAAG TTCGCTCTTCTCGTCTGCCTGTTCGGCCTCGCCAGGGCTGGAAACCTGTACGGCGGTGGTCCCGGTTACAGCTCCCTCGGATTTGGATcccttgggtacggatcccttggCCACGGATCCCTTGGCTACGGATCTCTTGGCCACGGATCCCTTGGCTACGGCAGCGGTTATGGCTACGGCGGCTATGGCTATGGGCACGACCTCGGCTACTCCGCCCCCATCGTAACCAAGACAGTAGGCGCCCCTGTAGTCAAGACCATTGCACCCATCTCCTACGCCCACGCCCCGGCCATCTCCCACGTCTCGCAGTACAGCTACCATGGATCTCCCATTGTTAAGTCTTACGCCCCATTGGGCTACGCATCGTACGGACATGGATACAGCCACGGCGGTTACGGATACGGTGGTTACGGATGGTAA
- the LOC134744697 gene encoding glycine-rich protein-like: MFAKIAVIAACLFGFAHAGALSSGLGYGLAVGYGSNLGHGGYGDYGGNDAGLGYGSYAGHGGYGGLGYGGYGLAGHGLGHATSHVSVVKGVTPSYAGLGYAGVAGSALGYARAPVATSYANQYSVHGSPAHGYGGYGAGYGAGYGAVGYDGYGHGSYGHGAYGGW, encoded by the exons atgTTTGCTAAG atcGCTGTGATTGCCGCCTGCCTTTTCGGCTTTGCTCATGCTGGAGCGCTGAGCTCCGGCCTTGGCTACGGCTTAGCTGTCGGCTATGGCTCAAATCTGGGCCATGGCGGGTACGGTGACTACGGCGGTAACGACGCTGGACTGGGTTACGGAAGTTACGCCGGCCACGGTGGTTACGGAGGACTAGGATATGGTGGATACGGCTTAGCGGGCCACGGTCTCGGTCACGCGACTTCTCACGTGTCTGTGGTTAAGGGTGTTACTCCTTCGTACGCAGGCCTAGGATATGCAGGTGTTGCGGGTTCAGCCTTAGGCTATGCCCGCGCTCCCGTTGCGACTTCTTACGCTAACCAATACAGTGTACATGGCTCTCCCGCCCACGGCTACGGTGGTTACGGTGCGGGCTACGGAGCCGGTTACGGTGCTGTTGGTTATGACGGTTACGGTCACGGTTCCTACGGACATGGCGCCTATGGTGGCTGGTAA